A window of Formosa sp. Hel1_31_208 contains these coding sequences:
- a CDS encoding YraN family protein: MASHNDLGKYGEQLAVDFLLNKGYALLATNYVYQKAEIDIIALFEGTLAVVEVKTRSSLDFGNPQDFLKPKQIQRIIKAVNEFVLSNDLDVEVRFDIIAIVKKGSKYDIEHLENAFYHF; the protein is encoded by the coding sequence ATGGCAAGCCACAACGACTTAGGGAAATATGGAGAACAGTTAGCTGTTGATTTTTTGTTAAATAAAGGATATGCACTACTTGCGACTAACTATGTTTACCAAAAAGCAGAAATTGATATCATTGCATTATTTGAGGGGACTCTAGCCGTTGTTGAGGTTAAAACACGTTCATCTTTAGATTTTGGAAATCCTCAGGATTTTTTAAAACCGAAACAAATCCAGCGCATAATTAAAGCTGTAAATGAATTTGTATTATCAAATGATCTTGATGTGGAGGTCAGGTTTGATATTATTGCTATTGTAAAGAAAGGCAGTAAATATGATATCGAGCATTTAGAAAATGCCTTTTATCACTTCTAA
- a CDS encoding GNAT family N-acetyltransferase, with the protein MTFYLETEHLILRDILPTDMDGIFELDSNPKVHQYLGKNPITTKTQAETIINFIIEQYNERGIGRFAAIEKSSGNFIGWSGLKFNTGDKETLGSKRDFYDIGYRLIPKYWGKGYAKESAQAVLDFGFDNLKLDLICGAAEIGNIASNKILQNIGLQYHEQFTYEGELINWYELKNQDYAKTMS; encoded by the coding sequence ATGACCTTTTACTTAGAAACAGAACATCTTATTTTGCGTGATATATTACCCACTGATATGGACGGCATATTTGAGTTAGACTCCAATCCCAAGGTTCATCAATATCTTGGCAAGAATCCTATCACCACCAAAACACAAGCCGAAACTATCATTAATTTCATTATTGAACAATATAATGAACGTGGAATTGGCCGTTTCGCTGCTATTGAAAAATCATCTGGAAATTTTATTGGTTGGTCTGGTTTAAAATTTAACACTGGTGATAAAGAGACTTTGGGAAGTAAACGCGATTTCTATGACATAGGGTATAGATTAATTCCAAAATATTGGGGAAAAGGTTATGCCAAAGAATCGGCTCAAGCAGTATTAGATTTTGGTTTTGACAATTTGAAACTAGATCTCATTTGTGGTGCTGCCGAAATAGGCAATATCGCCTCAAACAAAATATTACAAAACATAGGATTACAGTACCATGAACAATTTACTTATGAAGGAGAACTAATTAATTGGTATGAACTAAAAAACCAAGATTATGCAAAAACAATGTCCTGA
- a CDS encoding NAD(P)-binding domain-containing protein, which produces MKQNICVIGCGWLGLPLAKHLIENGYHVNGSTTSASKIVMLETEGVSPFIVQLTSEGVVGSITSCLAHCKTLILNIPPGLRKDPKGNYVQKIEHLITHIESSEIKQVLFIGSTSVFADATSIPIINETSPTARSINAKQLVAVEALFQKNKNFKTTILRFGGLFAEDRHPAKFLSCKTDLKNPDAPVNLIHRKDCIGIIVSILKHQTWNTVFNASTTPHPTRKNYYTTVCESLQIPIPHFEFKQKSEGKIINSEKLVRLLNYKFKVKL; this is translated from the coding sequence TTGAAACAAAATATTTGCGTCATAGGCTGCGGTTGGTTGGGCCTTCCGTTGGCTAAACATCTCATTGAAAATGGGTATCATGTAAATGGATCCACAACGAGTGCATCAAAAATTGTGATGCTTGAGACTGAAGGAGTTTCGCCATTTATCGTTCAATTAACTTCGGAAGGTGTTGTAGGGTCTATTACGTCCTGTCTCGCGCATTGTAAAACACTCATTCTTAATATTCCTCCCGGTCTTCGCAAAGATCCAAAGGGTAATTATGTTCAGAAGATAGAACATCTCATTACTCATATTGAATCCTCTGAAATAAAACAGGTACTATTTATTGGTTCAACTTCAGTTTTCGCAGACGCTACATCAATTCCAATTATCAACGAAACCAGTCCTACAGCAAGGTCTATAAATGCAAAGCAGCTCGTTGCTGTAGAGGCACTGTTTCAGAAGAACAAAAACTTCAAAACAACCATTTTACGTTTTGGTGGTCTCTTTGCTGAAGACCGTCATCCCGCCAAATTCTTATCTTGTAAAACAGATTTAAAAAATCCAGATGCACCAGTAAATCTTATTCATCGTAAGGATTGTATTGGAATCATAGTCTCTATACTTAAGCATCAGACTTGGAATACGGTTTTTAATGCGTCTACCACACCTCACCCAACTAGAAAAAACTACTACACAACAGTGTGTGAAAGCTTGCAAATACCCATTCCTCATTTTGAGTTTAAGCAGAAAAGTGAAGGGAAAATTATTAATTCTGAAAAGTTGGTACGCCTTTTGAATTACAAGTTCAAAGTAAAACTCTAA
- the metG gene encoding methionine--tRNA ligase, giving the protein MSKRYTITAALPYTNGPIHIGHLAGVYVPADIYARYKRLTGNDVAFICGSDEHGVPITIKAKKEGVSPQDIVDKYHAIIKKSFVDFGITFDNYSRTSAKIHHDTASEFFKTLYDKHEFVEEVTEQLYDAEANQFLADRFVTGTCPKCGNEEAYGDQCENCGSSLNATDLINPKSAITGNVPTLKETKHWFLPLNKHEDFLKEWILKGHKKDWKPNVYGQVKSWIDDGLRPRAVTRDLDWGIPVPVPGGEGKVLYVWFDAPIGYISSTKEWAKREGKDWEPYWKDKDTKLVHFIGKDNIVFHCIMFPAMLKAEGSYILPDNVPANEFLNLEGKKLSTSKNWAVWLPDYLEDFPNQQDVLRYALTANAPESKDNDFTWKDFQARNNNELVAIFGNFINRVVVLTNKYYDGIVPEASEFSEVDNKTLATIKAYPSVIESSLERYRFREASQELMNLARLGNKYLADEEPWKLVKTDGTRTKTIMFVALQIASALATLCEPFLPFTSTKLKSILNTDDNSWSDISTKDILIPSEHQIGKGELLFSKIEDKTIQEQLDKLEASKKVNEAANKEIEPQKDIIVFEDFTKLDMRVGTILEAEKMPKTKKLLMLKVDTGIDTRTIVSGIAESFTPEEVIGKQVTVLVNLAPRALRGVESEGMILMTETPEGKLVFVNPDTTVNSGLQIS; this is encoded by the coding sequence ATGTCTAAACGATATACCATTACGGCAGCATTACCATACACTAACGGTCCCATACATATCGGACATCTCGCTGGTGTTTATGTCCCCGCAGATATATATGCCCGCTACAAACGATTAACCGGAAATGATGTGGCTTTTATTTGTGGAAGCGATGAACATGGTGTGCCAATCACAATTAAAGCAAAAAAAGAAGGTGTCTCACCTCAAGATATCGTAGACAAATATCATGCGATTATTAAAAAATCATTTGTAGACTTCGGAATTACATTCGATAATTATTCTCGTACTTCAGCAAAAATTCATCATGATACCGCTTCAGAGTTTTTTAAAACCCTTTATGATAAGCACGAATTTGTTGAGGAAGTCACAGAGCAATTGTATGACGCAGAAGCAAATCAATTTTTAGCCGATCGCTTTGTCACTGGTACTTGTCCGAAATGTGGAAACGAAGAAGCTTATGGCGATCAATGTGAAAATTGTGGCTCCAGCTTGAATGCAACCGATCTCATAAATCCAAAATCGGCAATTACTGGAAATGTGCCAACCTTAAAAGAAACCAAACACTGGTTTCTACCCTTAAATAAACATGAGGACTTTTTAAAAGAATGGATCTTAAAAGGCCACAAAAAAGATTGGAAGCCTAATGTTTACGGACAAGTAAAATCTTGGATTGATGATGGGTTAAGGCCAAGAGCTGTAACACGTGATTTGGATTGGGGAATTCCAGTTCCTGTTCCAGGAGGCGAAGGGAAAGTGCTTTACGTGTGGTTTGATGCACCTATTGGGTATATTTCTTCAACCAAAGAATGGGCAAAACGCGAAGGTAAAGACTGGGAACCCTATTGGAAAGATAAAGACACTAAATTAGTGCACTTTATAGGCAAAGACAATATTGTATTTCACTGTATCATGTTTCCAGCAATGTTAAAAGCTGAAGGCTCATATATTTTACCAGATAATGTTCCGGCAAATGAATTTTTAAATTTGGAAGGCAAGAAACTATCTACCTCTAAAAATTGGGCTGTTTGGCTACCCGACTACTTAGAAGATTTCCCTAATCAGCAAGATGTGTTGCGCTATGCTTTAACGGCTAATGCGCCAGAGAGCAAGGATAATGATTTTACCTGGAAAGATTTTCAAGCAAGAAATAACAATGAGTTAGTGGCTATCTTCGGAAATTTTATAAACCGCGTTGTTGTGCTTACCAATAAATATTATGATGGTATTGTGCCAGAAGCTTCAGAATTTTCAGAAGTGGATAATAAAACTTTAGCGACTATAAAAGCGTATCCATCGGTTATTGAAAGTTCTCTTGAACGCTACCGTTTTAGAGAAGCGAGTCAAGAGTTGATGAATTTAGCCCGTCTTGGAAATAAATATTTAGCTGATGAAGAACCGTGGAAATTAGTTAAAACAGATGGCACTCGCACCAAGACCATAATGTTTGTTGCACTTCAAATAGCAAGTGCTTTAGCGACCTTGTGTGAGCCATTTTTGCCATTTACTTCAACGAAATTAAAAAGTATTCTAAACACTGATGATAATTCTTGGAGTGATATTTCAACTAAAGACATTCTTATTCCATCTGAACATCAAATTGGGAAAGGCGAATTATTGTTTTCAAAAATCGAAGACAAAACTATTCAAGAACAACTCGATAAACTAGAAGCGAGTAAAAAAGTGAATGAAGCTGCTAATAAAGAAATTGAACCACAAAAAGACATCATTGTGTTCGAAGATTTTACGAAACTAGACATGAGAGTAGGTACGATTCTGGAAGCTGAAAAAATGCCCAAAACAAAAAAACTTCTCATGCTAAAAGTAGATACCGGTATTGATACCAGAACCATTGTTTCTGGTATTGCGGAAAGTTTTACTCCCGAAGAAGTAATTGGCAAACAAGTGACTGTTTTAGTAAATTTAGCACCTAGAGCATTACGAGGTGTTGAAAGCGAGGGCATGATCTTAATGACTGAAACTCCTGAAGGCAAATTGGTGTTTGTTAATCCGGATACAACGGTTAATAGTGGGTTGCAGATAAGTTAA
- a CDS encoding single-stranded DNA-binding protein — protein MNTLRNKVQLIGRLGQDPEIVNFEDGNKMAKFSLATDDSYKDKEGNKVERAYWHNVIVRGGLVKVVEEYVTKGKEIAIEGKLTNRSWDDKEGNKRYTTEIICNELLMLGK, from the coding sequence ATGAACACACTTAGAAACAAAGTACAGTTGATTGGAAGATTAGGACAAGATCCAGAAATTGTAAACTTCGAAGACGGAAACAAAATGGCAAAATTCTCTTTAGCTACAGATGATAGCTACAAAGACAAAGAGGGAAACAAAGTAGAACGTGCTTACTGGCATAATGTGATTGTGCGTGGCGGACTTGTAAAGGTAGTTGAAGAGTACGTCACTAAGGGCAAAGAAATAGCCATTGAAGGAAAGTTAACCAATCGGTCTTGGGACGACAAGGAGGGTAACAAGCGTTATACGACCGAAATTATTTGTAATGAATTATTAATGCTAGGGAAATAA
- a CDS encoding M48 family metallopeptidase: MKKIILLLAVMTTIGATAQTKSELLKHFETYYKQMQVQGDAQGVINAMTHLQALQPSQARLDTLAYVYVSEGRNVEALNTIGIEQNPNDSDINTEVKAIALKAVNQPKRAVVFYEELFKRNANPYIAYEIADLKTQLQDLSGAKASVDYGLANVKPDMKRGYYESQRPYEVSLKGALTYMKALVVFNMNQTDNLDQAINLLNEVITMDANFNLAKLSKDALEARKTGANKD; encoded by the coding sequence ATGAAAAAAATCATATTACTTCTAGCGGTAATGACAACCATTGGAGCAACGGCTCAAACAAAATCTGAACTTTTAAAACACTTTGAAACCTATTATAAACAAATGCAAGTACAAGGTGATGCTCAAGGTGTTATAAATGCCATGACACATTTACAAGCACTTCAACCATCTCAGGCAAGGCTAGATACCTTAGCGTATGTTTATGTTTCTGAAGGTCGTAACGTGGAAGCATTAAATACCATTGGTATTGAACAAAATCCTAATGACTCAGACATTAATACTGAAGTTAAAGCAATAGCACTAAAAGCGGTTAACCAACCAAAACGCGCAGTTGTATTCTACGAAGAGTTATTTAAAAGAAATGCAAATCCTTATATCGCTTACGAAATAGCAGATTTAAAAACACAGCTTCAAGATTTATCAGGAGCAAAAGCCAGTGTTGATTATGGTTTGGCAAATGTGAAACCTGACATGAAGCGTGGTTATTATGAATCGCAAAGACCTTATGAAGTCTCTCTAAAAGGTGCTCTAACCTACATGAAAGCACTGGTGGTATTTAACATGAATCAAACTGATAATTTAGACCAAGCTATCAATTTACTGAATGAAGTTATTACAATGGATGCTAATTTTAATTTGGCAAAACTTAGTAAAGATGCGCTTGAAGCACGAAAAACAGGAGCTAATAAAGACTAA
- a CDS encoding phosphoenolpyruvate carboxylase, with amino-acid sequence MSTPTKLTRFKQNVMSKYQIYNSIFMTLPFDTITKTVVLLPLFHETCKKGFESGDDPTTIVETFFKKYQGRRNKESQINLLFRFIQYIERQVVLFDAVEDAAFSVVHNMEGIGTLRSLKENAEAENKKQLLQDYLEAFKVRIVLTAHPTQFYPGTVLGIITDLAEAIKSDNLIEINSLLAQLGKTPFFKDKKPTPYDEAVNLIWYLKNVFYHSFGSIYDYVQDNIFEGKEIENSIINIGFWPGGDRDGNPFVTPQITLDVAKKLKESIIKNYIKDVKYLRRRLTFKGIRERVIDLNHKLHNTLLHRNDNFQVTLDEFRNELKEIRDQLITEHQSLFVEKLTTLINRTTLFGYHFASLDIRQDSRVHDSMFTALVTELIDSDSELFPKNYFELPLDQQLKLLSEVKGSVRDITFKDELAINISETIKAMKTIQEENGEIACNRYIISNNQTTLNVLQLFAMLKIVAFHESLTADIVPLFETVTDLEASPKVMEELYTNPNYRAHLEERDNKQTIMLGFSDGTKDGGYLMANWAIFKAKEALTELSRRYGIGVIFFDGRGGPPARGGGKTHQFYASLGPTIEDKEIQLTIQGQTISSNFGTVDSSQYNMEQLISSGISNRLNDKNIAMLPDDKSVMDNLANISYQTYVDFKNHPMFLPYLERMSTLKYYAKTNIGSRPSKRGKSSKLVFEDLRAIPFVGSWSQLKQNVPGFFGVGTALKHYEDKDEFDKVKTLYHNSSFFKTLVENSMMSLSKSFFDLTKYMAEDEEFGAFWTVIYKEYETSKRLLLKLTGYGELMENEPVGKASINVRESIVLPLLTIQQYALKKIQELEKAEVRDLKQIEIYEKIVMRSLFGNINASRNSA; translated from the coding sequence ATGTCTACACCAACAAAACTTACAAGATTCAAGCAAAACGTAATGTCGAAATACCAGATTTATAATAGTATTTTTATGACCTTACCCTTTGACACTATAACTAAAACAGTTGTATTACTTCCTTTATTCCATGAAACTTGTAAAAAAGGATTTGAGTCTGGAGACGATCCTACAACTATTGTGGAGACCTTCTTTAAAAAATATCAAGGGAGAAGAAATAAAGAAAGTCAAATTAATCTGCTGTTTCGTTTTATTCAATACATAGAACGACAAGTCGTATTATTTGATGCCGTTGAAGATGCTGCATTTTCTGTAGTACATAATATGGAGGGTATTGGTACGCTTCGAAGTTTAAAAGAAAATGCAGAAGCTGAGAATAAGAAGCAGCTCTTGCAAGATTATCTCGAAGCGTTTAAAGTTCGGATAGTTTTGACGGCGCACCCAACTCAATTTTATCCTGGAACGGTATTGGGAATAATTACAGACTTAGCTGAAGCTATTAAATCTGATAATCTAATTGAGATTAATAGTCTGTTAGCCCAATTAGGAAAAACACCATTTTTCAAGGATAAAAAACCGACTCCTTATGATGAAGCAGTGAACCTTATTTGGTATTTAAAAAATGTATTTTACCATTCGTTTGGGTCAATTTATGACTATGTTCAAGATAATATTTTTGAGGGAAAAGAAATAGAGAATTCTATCATTAATATAGGGTTTTGGCCAGGTGGAGATCGTGATGGCAACCCATTTGTAACACCTCAAATCACACTAGATGTTGCTAAAAAATTAAAGGAATCAATCATTAAAAACTATATAAAAGATGTTAAGTACTTAAGAAGGCGTTTAACGTTTAAAGGAATCAGAGAACGTGTTATTGATCTTAATCATAAGTTACACAATACCTTATTGCATCGCAATGATAACTTCCAAGTCACGCTTGATGAATTTAGAAATGAGCTTAAAGAGATAAGAGATCAATTAATTACCGAACATCAGTCTTTGTTTGTTGAAAAGTTAACCACATTAATCAACCGGACCACTCTTTTCGGCTATCATTTTGCGAGCTTAGACATTCGTCAAGATAGTCGTGTTCACGATAGTATGTTTACAGCTTTGGTTACTGAACTTATTGACAGTGATAGTGAGCTATTCCCTAAAAATTATTTTGAACTCCCTTTAGACCAACAATTGAAACTGCTTTCTGAAGTTAAGGGATCTGTTAGAGACATAACATTTAAGGATGAGTTAGCTATAAATATTAGTGAAACTATCAAAGCAATGAAAACCATTCAAGAAGAAAATGGAGAGATTGCCTGTAACCGTTATATCATTAGTAATAATCAAACAACTTTAAACGTATTACAATTATTTGCCATGTTAAAAATTGTGGCGTTTCACGAATCTTTGACGGCTGATATCGTGCCATTATTTGAAACCGTAACCGATTTAGAAGCATCGCCAAAAGTGATGGAAGAGCTATATACTAATCCAAACTATAGAGCTCATTTAGAAGAACGGGATAACAAACAAACCATTATGTTAGGTTTTAGTGATGGTACCAAAGATGGTGGATATTTAATGGCTAATTGGGCAATTTTTAAGGCCAAGGAAGCCTTAACCGAATTGTCGCGCCGCTATGGTATTGGTGTTATTTTCTTTGATGGTAGAGGAGGACCACCTGCAAGAGGCGGAGGAAAGACGCATCAGTTTTATGCATCACTTGGGCCAACAATTGAAGACAAAGAAATTCAGTTGACCATTCAGGGACAAACTATAAGTTCTAATTTCGGAACCGTAGATTCGTCACAATATAATATGGAACAACTCATTAGTTCTGGGATTTCTAACCGGCTAAATGACAAAAATATAGCCATGTTACCTGATGATAAGTCTGTAATGGATAATTTGGCTAATATTAGTTACCAAACTTATGTTGATTTTAAAAATCACCCCATGTTCTTGCCTTATTTGGAGCGCATGAGTACTTTAAAATACTATGCAAAAACAAATATTGGGAGTCGGCCATCTAAACGAGGCAAATCAAGTAAACTTGTTTTTGAAGATTTAAGAGCGATTCCTTTTGTGGGAAGCTGGAGTCAGTTAAAACAAAATGTTCCTGGATTTTTTGGTGTTGGAACCGCGCTAAAGCATTATGAGGATAAAGACGAATTTGACAAGGTTAAAACATTATATCACAATTCAAGTTTCTTTAAAACTTTGGTAGAAAACAGTATGATGTCCTTATCTAAATCCTTTTTTGACCTTACGAAATATATGGCCGAAGATGAAGAGTTTGGTGCTTTTTGGACGGTTATTTATAAGGAATACGAAACTTCTAAACGATTATTACTAAAGCTCACTGGATATGGGGAATTGATGGAAAATGAACCTGTTGGTAAAGCATCAATTAATGTTAGAGAGTCTATCGTGTTACCTTTATTAACCATTCAGCAGTATGCATTAAAAAAGATTCAGGAATTAGAAAAGGCTGAGGTCAGAGATTTGAAACAAATTGAAATCTATGAGAAGATTGTGATGCGTTCTCTTTTCGGAAATATTAATGCAAGTCGAAATTCGGCCTAA
- the nadD gene encoding nicotinate (nicotinamide) nucleotide adenylyltransferase — MKIGLYFGTFNPIHIGHLTIANHMVEYSDLDKLWFVVTPHSPFKKKSSLLDDRQRYEMVYRATKDYNKLEPSDIEFSLPQPNYTINTLVYLQEKYPQHEFSLIMGEDNLKSFHKWKNFKLILANHNIYVYPRISEGQLESKFDDHINIHKVDAPIMELSSTFIRNAIKEGKNVRPMLPEHVWEYLDEMNFYH, encoded by the coding sequence ATGAAAATTGGACTCTATTTTGGAACATTTAATCCAATTCACATTGGTCACCTTACGATTGCCAATCACATGGTAGAATATAGTGATTTGGATAAACTTTGGTTTGTAGTCACGCCTCATAGTCCCTTTAAAAAGAAAAGCTCGCTTCTAGATGATCGTCAACGCTATGAAATGGTATATCGTGCTACCAAGGATTATAATAAACTGGAGCCTAGTGATATTGAATTTAGTTTGCCCCAACCCAATTATACTATTAATACGCTAGTTTATCTGCAAGAAAAATATCCTCAACATGAGTTTTCACTGATTATGGGAGAAGATAATTTAAAGAGTTTTCACAAATGGAAAAACTTTAAATTGATTTTAGCGAATCACAATATCTATGTGTATCCGAGAATTTCTGAAGGACAATTAGAATCAAAATTTGACGACCACATCAATATCCACAAAGTTGATGCTCCAATTATGGAATTATCATCTACGTTTATCAGAAATGCGATAAAAGAAGGAAAAAATGTGCGACCAATGTTACCCGAACACGTTTGGGAATATTTAGATGAAATGAACTTTTATCATTAA
- a CDS encoding CBS domain-containing protein, producing MGIKSFQGARKLQGTAGTTVAITVSDFMTRDLITFKPEQSVEEVIQTLIKYKISGGPVVNNNNELVGIISEGDCLKQISESRYYNMPMEQHTVENRMARNVETIDGNMNVFDAANVFLESKIRRFPIVENGKLVGQISQKDILKAALELKGQNWK from the coding sequence ATGGGCATTAAAAGTTTTCAAGGAGCAAGGAAGCTGCAAGGGACAGCAGGCACCACAGTGGCAATTACAGTAAGTGATTTTATGACTCGTGATCTCATCACGTTTAAACCAGAACAATCGGTAGAAGAAGTCATTCAAACTTTAATTAAGTACAAGATTTCTGGAGGACCAGTAGTTAATAATAACAATGAATTGGTTGGTATTATTTCTGAAGGCGATTGCTTAAAACAAATTAGTGAAAGTAGGTATTACAATATGCCAATGGAACAACATACGGTTGAGAATAGAATGGCACGAAATGTTGAAACTATTGATGGTAATATGAATGTGTTTGATGCTGCCAACGTATTCTTAGAGTCTAAAATTCGTCGTTTTCCAATTGTTGAAAATGGTAAATTGGTAGGACAAATTAGTCAGAAAGATATTCTCAAAGCGGCTTTAGAGCTAAAAGGTCAAAACTGGAAATAG
- a CDS encoding histone deacetylase produces the protein MLKIAFHPIYKHPLPERHRFPMLKYELLPEQLRYEGTCTEAHFFEPNIPKEDHILRVHDKAYYQDLKQLTLDRRAARKIGFPLSDILVTREVIIADGTIKASEFALSNGIAMNIAGGTHHAYTNRGEAFCLLNDQAIGARYLQKQKLAEKILIVDLDVHQGNGTAEIFQNDPTVFTFSMHGKGNYPFKKEISDLDIALENNTNDETYLNLLQNALPKLIEQEQPDFIYYLCGVDVIETDKLGKLGMTLEGCKSRDKFVLDTCKSYGIPVMCSMGGGYSPDIKTIVEAHANTFRLAQEIFF, from the coding sequence ATGCTCAAAATAGCTTTTCATCCTATTTATAAACATCCATTACCAGAAAGGCATCGCTTTCCAATGCTAAAATATGAATTGCTTCCAGAGCAATTGCGTTATGAAGGCACGTGCACAGAAGCACATTTTTTTGAACCTAACATTCCTAAAGAAGATCATATTCTGCGTGTTCATGACAAAGCTTACTATCAAGATCTTAAGCAGCTAACTTTAGATAGAAGAGCGGCAAGAAAAATTGGATTCCCATTAAGTGATATTTTAGTAACACGTGAAGTCATTATTGCCGATGGAACGATAAAGGCCAGTGAATTTGCGCTGTCAAATGGTATAGCTATGAATATTGCGGGAGGGACGCATCATGCGTATACCAATCGCGGTGAAGCCTTTTGTCTTTTAAACGATCAAGCTATTGGAGCACGCTATCTTCAGAAGCAAAAACTAGCAGAAAAAATTCTTATTGTAGATTTGGACGTACACCAAGGAAATGGCACTGCTGAAATATTTCAAAATGACCCAACAGTCTTCACCTTTTCAATGCATGGGAAAGGGAACTATCCATTTAAAAAGGAAATAAGTGATCTAGATATCGCCTTAGAGAATAACACTAATGACGAGACTTACCTAAATCTTCTACAAAATGCACTACCCAAATTGATTGAACAAGAACAACCCGATTTTATCTACTACCTATGCGGTGTTGACGTAATTGAAACAGACAAACTAGGGAAACTCGGCATGACTTTAGAAGGCTGTAAATCCCGGGATAAGTTTGTACTCGACACCTGCAAATCTTATGGAATACCAGTGATGTGCAGTATGGGAGGTGGGTACTCTCCAGACATTAAAACTATTGTTGAAGCTCATGCTAACACCTTCCGATTAGCACAAGAGATTTTCTTTTAA
- a CDS encoding LD-carboxypeptidase — protein sequence MSKIRIFFLLSILFFSFGKLQAQNKSVQQNQTALIQPQYLKAGDTVAIVAPSGILKNRNEEIGRALALLDSLGLNAVVGKHVFKQEDHFAGTDDERCEDFQKALDDPTISAIWCARGGYGTVRILDKLDYTKFKEHPKWIIGYSDITALHNQVHNEGYQSIHALMCVSLTEDLNDIKETIDTFRSTIFGNPVSYTLKGSSYNKEGEAIGPLVGGNLTMLHTMLGSKTSIDTSGKILFIEEIGEYKYHIDRMLQSLKRAGYFDNCKGLIVGDMSKLRKNTTLWGTSVEQLIIDALADYDFPIAFHMPAGHEKDNRAMIFGMTIKLEVKKDKAILNY from the coding sequence ATGTCTAAAATCCGTATTTTTTTTCTCTTAAGCATCCTGTTTTTTTCCTTCGGAAAGTTACAAGCTCAAAATAAATCTGTTCAACAAAACCAAACTGCTTTGATACAACCACAATACTTAAAGGCTGGAGATACAGTTGCAATTGTCGCTCCTTCAGGAATTTTAAAAAACAGAAATGAAGAAATTGGACGAGCTCTTGCTTTATTGGATAGTTTGGGATTAAATGCCGTTGTTGGAAAACATGTGTTTAAGCAAGAAGATCATTTTGCAGGAACCGATGATGAACGTTGTGAAGATTTTCAAAAGGCTTTAGATGATCCAACTATAAGCGCAATTTGGTGCGCTAGAGGGGGTTATGGCACGGTTAGAATTCTAGATAAATTAGATTACACTAAGTTTAAAGAACACCCAAAATGGATTATTGGATATAGTGATATTACGGCATTACACAATCAAGTTCACAATGAAGGGTATCAATCAATTCATGCGCTGATGTGTGTGAGTTTAACAGAAGATTTAAATGATATTAAAGAGACTATAGATACATTTAGGTCTACAATTTTTGGCAATCCCGTGAGCTATACTTTAAAGGGCTCATCATACAACAAAGAAGGCGAAGCCATAGGGCCTTTAGTTGGAGGAAATCTTACGATGCTTCACACCATGCTTGGTTCTAAGACTAGTATTGATACTTCTGGTAAAATTTTATTTATTGAAGAGATAGGAGAATACAAGTATCATATAGATCGCATGTTACAAAGTTTAAAGCGTGCTGGTTATTTTGATAATTGTAAAGGCTTAATTGTAGGCGATATGAGTAAGCTTAGAAAGAATACCACACTTTGGGGCACTTCAGTTGAGCAACTGATTATAGATGCCTTGGCTGATTATGATTTTCCAATTGCCTTTCATATGCCAGCGGGACATGAAAAAGATAATCGTGCTATGATTTTTGGAATGACCATAAAGCTTGAAGTAAAAAAAGATAAAGCGATTTTGAATTATTAG